A single genomic interval of Procambarus clarkii isolate CNS0578487 chromosome 17, FALCON_Pclarkii_2.0, whole genome shotgun sequence harbors:
- the LOC138365661 gene encoding uncharacterized protein in mobD 3'region-like, whose amino-acid sequence MGVSARDAHAPGKHQLPWAALTRTPRLDHTGLDHTCLDHTNLDHTGLDHTGLDHNNLDHTGLDHNNLDHTGLDHTGLDHTGLDHTGLDHNNLDHTILDHTDLDHNNLHHTSLDHTGLDHNGLDHNNLDHTILDHTDLDHNNLHHTSLDHTGLDHNGLNHTDLDHTGINHNNLDHTGLDHTSLDHTNLDHNNLDHNNLDHTGLDHTNLDHNNLDHTGLNHNNLDHTNLDHTGLDHNNLDHTNLDHTDLDHTGLDHTGLDHNNLDHNNLDHTLESEKTTFRSVLDRYQVDCDDRKIDKD is encoded by the coding sequence ccttgaccacactggccttgACCACACTTGCCTTGACCACACCAACCTTGACCACACCGGCCTTGACCACACCGGCCTTGACCACAACAACCTTGACCACACCGGCCTTGACCACAACAACCTTGACCACACcggccttgaccacactggccttgACCACACCGGTCTTGACCACACCGGCCTTGACCACAACAACCTTGACCATACCATCCTTGACCACACCGACCTTgaccacaacaaccttcaccacacCAGCCTTGACCACACCGGCCTTGACCACAACGGCCTTGACCACAACAACCTTGACCATACCATCCTTGACCACACCGACCTTgaccacaacaaccttcaccacacCAGCCTTGACCACACCGGCCTTGACCACAACGGCCTTAACCACACCGACCTTGACCACACCGGCATTAACCACAACAACCTTGACCACACCGGCCTTGACCACACCAGCCTTGACCACACCAACCTTGACCACAACAACCTTGACCACAACAACCTTGACCACACCGGCCTTGACCACACCAACCTTGACCACAACAACCTTGACCACACCGGCCTTAACCACAACAACCTTGACCACACCAACCTTGACCACACCGGCCTTGACCACAACAACCTTGATCACACCAACCTTGACCACACCGACCTTGACCACACCGGCCTTGACCACACCGGCCTTGACCACAACAACCTTGACCACAACAAccttgaccacacactagaaagtgaaaagacgacgtttcggtccgtcctggaccgttatcaagtcgattgtgatgataggaagattgataaagattaa